Proteins encoded within one genomic window of Actinoplanes octamycinicus:
- a CDS encoding MMPL family transporter, translating into MSAADEGGRTHRVFAGIGRAAVRRPWWMIVGWLLATVAVAGLVAGFGRPVDDDTRLPGSDGQRGRDLIQQHFPGGDGASGTVVLRSADGRLDGASYRKAVDLTVRGIADLDHVVSVAAPGADRGSLSGDGRTGYLAVQFDVGPRDVGDGLIDAVLAATRPAADAGLEVLPAGVLAPAETSTRSSEAIGLGVALVVLVIAFGGLVAAGLPLVAALITLVCGIGAIGLAGHLTAVPGVATTIATMIGLGVGIDYALFLITRYRGLVERGAEREPAIVATVASSGSAVAFAGGTVIVALAGLAVSGVPILGTLGWTAGLIVLVAVGAAVTLVPASLAVLGPRIDALPVRRRTSARGSGWGRLAGRVTRRPWWYASGAALVLVVLALPATRLTLGQTDPGDWPAGSPARTGYEVLGSTFGPGINGSLTVLAELGAGADVAGLEAAVRAVPGVAATQPARISPDGRLAMIRVTPDSAPRDPRTVATADALRAVHGAGLTVHVTGQVAVRAELADRIAQRMPAVIGLVVLLAAVLVFLAFRAPVVAVKAAVMNLFSVAAAYGVLTAVFQWGWGATLLGLDGPVPIESYVPMLLFALLFGLSMDYEVFLLTAVRESWLATGDNARSVRDGLSGTGVVITSAALIMVCVFAGFVLSPSPVVKMMGVGLAVAVAIDATVIRGLLVPATMVLLGRANWWTPGSGRRRPGSTADPQEVTGRQQVSWR; encoded by the coding sequence ATGAGCGCGGCGGACGAGGGCGGCCGGACCCATCGGGTGTTCGCCGGGATCGGGCGGGCGGCGGTGCGGCGGCCGTGGTGGATGATCGTGGGATGGCTGCTCGCGACGGTCGCGGTGGCCGGGCTGGTGGCCGGCTTCGGACGGCCGGTGGACGACGACACCCGGCTGCCCGGCAGCGACGGGCAGCGCGGGCGGGACCTGATCCAGCAGCACTTCCCGGGCGGGGACGGGGCGAGCGGCACGGTGGTGCTGCGCTCGGCGGACGGGCGGCTGGACGGGGCGTCGTACCGGAAAGCGGTGGATCTGACCGTGCGCGGGATCGCGGACCTGGACCACGTGGTGTCGGTGGCGGCGCCGGGCGCCGATCGTGGGTCGCTCAGCGGCGACGGACGCACCGGCTACCTCGCGGTGCAGTTCGACGTGGGGCCGCGCGACGTCGGCGACGGGCTGATCGACGCGGTGCTGGCGGCGACCCGGCCGGCGGCGGACGCGGGCCTGGAGGTGCTGCCCGCCGGGGTGCTGGCCCCGGCCGAGACCAGCACCCGCAGCAGCGAGGCGATCGGGCTCGGGGTGGCGCTGGTGGTCCTGGTGATCGCCTTCGGCGGGCTGGTGGCGGCCGGGCTGCCACTGGTCGCGGCGCTGATCACGCTGGTCTGCGGGATCGGCGCGATCGGGCTGGCCGGGCACCTGACCGCGGTGCCCGGGGTGGCCACCACGATCGCCACGATGATCGGGCTCGGGGTCGGCATCGACTACGCGCTGTTCCTGATCACCCGCTACCGCGGGCTGGTGGAGCGCGGCGCGGAACGGGAGCCGGCGATCGTGGCGACGGTGGCCTCGTCGGGCAGCGCGGTGGCCTTCGCCGGTGGGACGGTGATCGTGGCGCTGGCCGGGCTGGCCGTCTCCGGGGTCCCGATCCTCGGCACGCTGGGCTGGACGGCCGGGCTGATCGTGCTGGTCGCGGTGGGTGCGGCGGTGACCCTGGTGCCGGCCTCGCTGGCCGTGCTCGGGCCGCGGATCGACGCGCTGCCGGTCCGCCGCCGCACCTCGGCGCGCGGCTCCGGGTGGGGCCGGCTGGCCGGGCGGGTCACCCGGCGCCCCTGGTGGTACGCGAGCGGCGCGGCCCTGGTCCTGGTGGTGCTGGCGCTCCCGGCGACCCGGTTGACGCTCGGGCAGACCGATCCGGGCGACTGGCCGGCCGGCAGCCCGGCCCGGACCGGGTACGAGGTGCTCGGCAGCACCTTCGGCCCGGGGATCAACGGCTCGCTGACCGTGCTGGCCGAGCTGGGGGCCGGGGCCGACGTCGCCGGGCTGGAGGCCGCGGTCCGGGCGGTCCCGGGGGTCGCGGCGACGCAGCCGGCCCGGATCTCCCCGGACGGGCGGCTCGCGATGATCCGGGTGACGCCGGACAGCGCGCCCCGGGATCCGCGCACGGTGGCGACCGCGGACGCGCTCCGGGCGGTCCACGGCGCCGGGCTGACCGTGCACGTGACCGGGCAGGTCGCGGTCCGGGCCGAACTCGCCGACCGGATCGCGCAGCGGATGCCGGCGGTGATCGGGCTGGTCGTGCTGCTCGCCGCGGTCCTGGTGTTCCTGGCCTTCCGGGCGCCGGTCGTCGCGGTCAAGGCGGCGGTGATGAACCTGTTCTCGGTCGCCGCCGCCTACGGCGTGCTGACCGCGGTCTTCCAGTGGGGCTGGGGGGCGACCCTGCTCGGGCTGGACGGGCCGGTGCCGATCGAGTCGTACGTGCCGATGCTGCTGTTCGCGCTGCTCTTCGGCCTGTCCATGGACTACGAGGTGTTCCTGCTGACAGCGGTCCGCGAGTCCTGGCTGGCCACCGGCGACAACGCCCGCTCGGTGCGGGACGGCCTGTCCGGCACCGGCGTGGTGATCACCTCGGCGGCGCTGATCATGGTGTGCGTGTTCGCCGGGTTCGTGCTGAGCCCGAGCCCGGTGGTGAAGATGATGGGCGTCGGCCTCGCGGTGGCCGTCGCGATCGACGCCACGGTGATCCGCGGCCTGCTGGTGCCGGCCACCATGGTGCTGCTCGGCCGGGCGAACTGGTGGACCCCCGGTTCCGGGCGGCGCCGCCCGGGTTCGACAGCCGATCCACAGGAAGTGACAGGCCGACAGCAGGTCAGCTGGCGGTGA
- a CDS encoding sensor histidine kinase: MNRRTLRFSLVTSMVALAAAGLLVTCGTAAVALRSYLLERTDEQLAAAAVLVRQRAATLTPEGPELRSVVSVTEYLIEYRRADGGTIRFESGSPLPADPLLDRADPAATRTQTVTGTSGERYRAIVVPVAGDARVLVGLPLAPIRNTLVRFTAIAALTGAVVLLLLTLLARWLVARRLRPLDEIGAAATAIAAGDLDRRAGAPPPGSAAARTEVGRLATAVDRMLTRIQAAMTARERSEQRMRAFVADASHELRTPVTSISGYLQLIRTGVIDLGRRPDVLRRIEEEAGRIGALVGDLLYLARLDAGPPARRVPVDLAALIRDAVADARAVEPDRPLTASVPETLTVTGDPDTLRQVLANLLGNVRAHTPPGTPARVSAVLSGDRVRVATRDEGPGMTAAEAAHAFERFWRAEGSRARSDGAGLGLAIVAEAVRAHHGETGVETAPGRGATVWFELPRS; the protein is encoded by the coding sequence ATGAACCGCCGGACCCTCCGGTTCTCCCTGGTCACGTCGATGGTGGCGCTGGCCGCGGCCGGGCTGCTGGTGACCTGCGGGACGGCTGCCGTGGCGCTCCGGTCGTACCTGCTGGAGCGCACCGACGAGCAGCTGGCCGCGGCGGCCGTGCTGGTCCGGCAGCGGGCCGCGACGCTCACCCCGGAGGGCCCGGAGCTGCGCTCGGTGGTGTCGGTGACCGAGTACCTGATCGAGTACCGGCGCGCCGACGGCGGCACGATCCGGTTCGAGAGCGGCAGCCCGCTCCCGGCCGACCCGCTGCTGGACCGCGCCGACCCGGCGGCGACCCGGACGCAGACGGTGACCGGCACCTCCGGCGAGCGCTACCGGGCGATCGTCGTGCCGGTCGCCGGCGACGCCCGGGTGCTGGTCGGGCTGCCGCTCGCGCCGATCCGCAACACGCTGGTCCGGTTCACGGCGATCGCGGCGCTGACCGGGGCGGTGGTCCTGCTGCTGCTCACCCTGCTGGCCCGCTGGCTGGTGGCGCGGCGGCTGCGCCCGCTGGACGAGATCGGCGCGGCCGCCACCGCGATCGCCGCCGGCGACCTGGACCGCCGGGCCGGCGCGCCGCCGCCGGGCAGCGCGGCGGCGCGCACCGAGGTGGGGCGGCTGGCCACCGCGGTCGACCGGATGCTGACCCGGATCCAGGCGGCGATGACCGCGCGGGAGCGGTCCGAGCAGCGGATGCGGGCGTTCGTCGCGGACGCCTCGCACGAGCTGCGCACCCCGGTCACCTCGATCAGCGGCTACCTGCAGCTGATCCGGACCGGCGTGATCGATCTCGGCCGCCGCCCGGACGTGCTGCGGCGCATCGAGGAGGAGGCCGGCCGGATCGGCGCCCTGGTCGGCGACCTGCTCTACCTGGCCCGGCTGGACGCCGGCCCGCCCGCCCGCCGGGTGCCGGTGGACCTGGCCGCGCTGATCAGGGACGCGGTCGCGGACGCCCGCGCGGTGGAGCCGGACCGCCCGCTGACCGCGTCGGTCCCGGAGACGCTGACCGTGACCGGCGACCCGGACACCCTGCGGCAGGTGCTCGCCAATCTGCTCGGCAACGTGCGGGCGCACACCCCGCCGGGCACGCCGGCGCGGGTCAGCGCGGTGCTGTCCGGGGACCGGGTGCGGGTCGCCACCCGCGACGAGGGGCCGGGCATGACGGCGGCGGAGGCGGCGCACGCCTTCGAGCGGTTCTGGCGGGCCGAGGGGTCGCGCGCCCGCTCGGACGGCGCCGGCCTGGGCCTGGCCATCGTCGCCGAGGCGGTCCGCGCGCACCACGGCGAGACCGGCGTCGAGACGGCTCCCGGCCGGGGCGCCACGGTCTGGTTCGAGCTGCCGCGTTCTTAG
- a CDS encoding DUF3040 domain-containing protein: MLNDYERRALADLERSLKGDSEFAARMAGLADVPPAPAFPAVPILCALLFILVPLVMLLFGWAGVLIVLDVFAAAIAVVLIRRRNH, translated from the coding sequence ATGCTGAACGATTACGAACGGCGCGCCCTGGCCGATCTGGAACGCAGCCTGAAGGGTGATTCCGAGTTCGCCGCCCGGATGGCCGGCCTGGCCGACGTCCCGCCCGCCCCGGCCTTTCCCGCGGTCCCGATCCTGTGCGCACTGCTGTTCATCCTGGTTCCCCTGGTCATGTTGCTGTTCGGCTGGGCGGGCGTGCTGATCGTCCTGGACGTGTTCGCCGCCGCGATCGCCGTCGTGCTGATCCGCCGCCGCAACCACTGA
- a CDS encoding M20/M25/M40 family metallo-hydrolase encodes MSSPVIAALHRYTHVESPTGDSRALAALAEMLEADAAAAGFHTAREPHPTGDHLIWTLRARDVAGAPLLFLSHYDTVWPVGTLAGMPWTVDGDAIRGPGVYDTKAGIAALLAAVAAVDGPHPELRVIVVADEEIGSPTATGLVRAEARRASAVLGMEPPHPGGDLKTGRRGSTRARIEVTGVEAHAALDPDAGANAIDELVDQLLRVRELGAGRPVLVNTGTIAGGGRTNVVAGQAHADLGLRFADPEDERVVLGELAALRPVRSRATVGTRLLSHRPTWQPDAAGDDLLARIAAIAAGIGQTLGGHPADGAADTNTTGALGRPTVDGLAPHGGGAHARTEWVSASGIAERTMLLTAVITGLHRTAPRC; translated from the coding sequence ATGTCGTCACCCGTGATCGCGGCGCTGCACCGCTACACGCATGTCGAGTCGCCCACCGGCGACTCCCGGGCGCTGGCCGCCCTGGCCGAGATGCTGGAGGCGGACGCGGCCGCGGCCGGTTTCCACACCGCCCGCGAGCCGCACCCGACCGGCGACCACCTGATCTGGACTCTGCGCGCGCGCGACGTCGCGGGAGCGCCACTGCTGTTTCTCAGCCACTACGACACCGTGTGGCCGGTCGGCACCCTGGCCGGGATGCCATGGACGGTGGACGGCGACGCGATCCGCGGCCCGGGTGTCTACGACACGAAGGCCGGCATCGCGGCGCTGCTCGCGGCGGTCGCCGCGGTCGACGGGCCGCACCCGGAACTCCGGGTGATCGTGGTCGCCGACGAGGAGATCGGCTCGCCGACCGCGACCGGCCTGGTCCGGGCCGAGGCCCGGCGGGCGTCCGCGGTGCTCGGCATGGAGCCGCCACATCCGGGCGGCGACCTGAAGACCGGCCGGCGCGGCAGCACCCGGGCCCGGATCGAGGTGACCGGGGTGGAGGCGCACGCCGCGCTCGACCCGGACGCCGGGGCGAACGCGATCGACGAGCTGGTCGACCAGCTGCTGCGGGTCCGTGAGCTCGGCGCCGGCCGGCCGGTGCTGGTCAACACCGGCACCATCGCGGGCGGCGGGCGGACCAACGTGGTGGCCGGGCAGGCGCACGCCGATCTGGGGTTGCGGTTCGCCGACCCGGAGGACGAGCGGGTGGTCCTCGGCGAGCTGGCCGCGCTGCGACCGGTCCGGTCCCGGGCCACGGTCGGCACACGGCTGCTCTCGCACCGGCCCACCTGGCAGCCGGACGCGGCCGGCGACGACCTGCTGGCCCGGATCGCGGCGATCGCCGCCGGGATCGGCCAGACGCTGGGCGGCCACCCGGCCGACGGCGCCGCGGACACCAACACGACCGGCGCGCTCGGCCGCCCGACGGTGGACGGCCTCGCCCCGCACGGCGGCGGCGCGCACGCGCGCACCGAGTGGGTGTCCGCCTCCGGCATCGCGGAGCGGACCATGCTGCTCACCGCTGTGATCACCGGCCTGCACCGGACCGCCCCACGATGCTGA
- the menC gene encoding o-succinylbenzoate synthase, with product MIRIQRVDLRRVRLPLVHQFRTSSHAKRELEHILVAITDESGAVGWGEIASPSGPFYSAETVESCWAVARDHLRPLVLGAAWEHPAELAAALGKVRGNQFARAGFDMAAWALWSARQGVPLAAALGGSRARVEAGVSLGIEPSIDELLAQVELRVAEGYRRVKLKIAPGWDVEPVLAVRTSFPEISVHVDANGAYPLAERDIFRHLDTVGLLMIEQPYAPRAFVAHAALQEILETPLCLDESVEDVEDLVTALRLGAGRILNIKVSRMGGLTPAVRAHDLARDEGIPVWCGGMHEFGIGRAANVALSSLPGFTLPSDVSGSDKYYARDITTEPVVCESGFVAVPSAAGLGWEPDLAFLEECTVDRL from the coding sequence ATGATCCGAATCCAGCGCGTCGACCTGCGGCGGGTGCGCCTGCCGCTGGTCCACCAGTTCCGGACCAGCTCGCACGCCAAGCGGGAGCTGGAGCACATCCTGGTGGCGATCACCGACGAGTCGGGCGCGGTCGGGTGGGGCGAGATCGCCTCGCCGAGCGGGCCGTTCTATTCGGCGGAGACGGTGGAGAGCTGCTGGGCGGTGGCCCGGGACCACCTGCGGCCGCTGGTGCTGGGGGCGGCGTGGGAGCATCCCGCGGAGCTGGCGGCGGCGCTCGGCAAGGTGCGCGGGAACCAGTTCGCGCGGGCCGGGTTCGACATGGCGGCGTGGGCGTTGTGGTCGGCTCGGCAGGGGGTTCCGCTGGCGGCGGCGCTCGGCGGGAGCCGGGCGCGGGTCGAGGCGGGGGTGTCGCTGGGGATCGAGCCGTCGATCGACGAGTTGCTGGCGCAGGTGGAGCTGCGGGTCGCCGAGGGGTATCGGCGGGTCAAGCTGAAGATCGCGCCGGGGTGGGACGTCGAGCCGGTGCTGGCGGTCCGCACGTCTTTTCCGGAAATCTCGGTACATGTGGATGCCAACGGCGCCTACCCGCTCGCTGAGCGCGACATATTCCGCCACCTGGACACGGTGGGGCTGCTGATGATCGAGCAGCCTTACGCGCCCCGAGCCTTCGTCGCCCACGCCGCCCTGCAGGAGATCCTGGAGACGCCGCTCTGCCTGGACGAGTCGGTCGAGGACGTCGAGGACCTGGTCACCGCGCTGCGACTGGGGGCCGGCCGGATCCTCAACATCAAGGTGTCCCGGATGGGCGGCCTCACCCCGGCGGTCCGCGCCCACGACCTGGCCCGGGACGAGGGCATCCCGGTCTGGTGCGGCGGCATGCACGAGTTCGGCATCGGCCGGGCCGCGAACGTGGCGCTCAGCTCGCTGCCCGGCTTCACGCTGCCGTCCGACGTCTCCGGCTCGGACAAGTACTACGCCCGGGACATCACCACCGAGCCGGTGGTCTGCGAGTCCGGCTTCGTCGCGGTGCCGTCGGCGGCCGGGCTGGGCTGGGAGCCGGACCTGGCGTTCCTGGAGGAGTGCACGGTCGACCGGCTCTGA
- a CDS encoding response regulator transcription factor produces MSPRILVVDDQPNILDLLATVLRFHGFRVDTAATAAGALAAAGAHPPDLVLLDVMLPDGDGMAVCRRLRADGLDAGIILLTARDAPADQVSGLAYGADDYVTKPFDVEVLLARVRAVLRRAPAADRPDPVLRYADLELDQETLRVRRGDAEVALSPTELRLLRYFLSNPGRVLSRAQILAAVWEFDSPAVSNVVDTYVGYLRRKLDRHGPPLIVTHRGFGYALRAAA; encoded by the coding sequence ATGAGCCCACGCATCCTCGTCGTCGACGACCAGCCGAACATCCTCGATCTGCTGGCCACCGTGCTGCGCTTCCACGGCTTCCGGGTGGACACCGCGGCCACCGCCGCCGGGGCGCTCGCCGCCGCCGGCGCCCATCCGCCCGACCTGGTGCTGCTCGACGTGATGCTGCCGGACGGCGACGGGATGGCGGTCTGCCGCCGGCTGCGCGCCGACGGGCTGGACGCCGGGATCATCCTGCTCACCGCCCGGGACGCGCCGGCCGACCAGGTGTCCGGGCTGGCCTACGGCGCGGACGACTACGTGACCAAGCCGTTCGACGTGGAGGTGCTGCTGGCCCGGGTGCGGGCGGTGCTGCGCCGGGCGCCGGCGGCCGACCGGCCGGACCCGGTGTTGCGCTACGCCGACCTGGAGCTGGACCAGGAGACGCTGCGGGTCCGCCGCGGTGACGCCGAGGTGGCGCTCTCCCCCACCGAGCTGCGGCTGCTCCGGTATTTCCTGAGCAATCCCGGGCGGGTGCTGTCCCGGGCGCAGATCCTGGCCGCGGTCTGGGAGTTCGACAGCCCGGCCGTCTCCAACGTGGTCGACACCTACGTCGGCTATCTGCGCCGCAAGCTGGACCGGCACGGCCCGCCGCTGATCGTCACGCACCGCGGTTTCGGCTACGCCCTGCGCGCCGCGGCATGA
- a CDS encoding GNAT family N-acetyltransferase translates to MDVVVRDLDGIAEWTAAGALYREVFGYTAPEWGLNPRLLAALRENGGTVLGAFTGDGALAGFCYGFAGTSGGEFYHYSQAAVVAAAAQGAGIGRLLKYAQAAAARRTGARTMRWTFDPYALRNAHFNFAVLGAAGIRFLPDFYGEPGTDRILVSWDLTDTDPLPGASGRTGNGSDDPERREAGGGRRSAVVVAAGDRSAAPDPADRAWLRQELLVQFAAGRTLVDVVRPEGDPVRAAYLFAIGEDGA, encoded by the coding sequence ATGGATGTCGTGGTGCGGGACCTGGACGGGATCGCCGAGTGGACGGCGGCCGGGGCGCTCTACCGCGAGGTGTTCGGCTACACCGCGCCGGAGTGGGGCCTCAACCCGCGCCTGCTGGCCGCCCTCCGGGAGAACGGCGGGACGGTCCTCGGCGCGTTCACCGGAGACGGTGCGCTGGCCGGGTTCTGCTACGGCTTCGCCGGCACGTCGGGCGGCGAGTTCTACCACTATTCGCAGGCCGCGGTGGTCGCGGCGGCGGCGCAGGGTGCCGGGATCGGCCGGCTGCTGAAGTACGCGCAGGCCGCCGCCGCCCGGCGCACCGGGGCGCGGACGATGCGGTGGACCTTCGATCCGTACGCGTTGCGCAACGCCCACTTCAACTTCGCGGTGCTCGGCGCGGCCGGGATCCGGTTCCTGCCGGACTTCTACGGCGAGCCGGGCACCGACCGGATCCTGGTGAGCTGGGACCTGACCGATACGGATCCGCTGCCCGGCGCCTCCGGCCGTACCGGGAACGGGTCGGACGATCCGGAGCGGCGCGAAGCCGGCGGCGGGCGGCGGTCCGCGGTCGTGGTCGCCGCCGGCGACCGGTCGGCGGCGCCGGACCCGGCGGATCGGGCCTGGTTGCGGCAGGAGCTGCTGGTCCAGTTCGCGGCAGGGCGGACATTGGTCGACGTGGTGCGGCCGGAGGGCGACCCGGTGCGGGCGGCCTACCTGTTCGCGATCGGCGAGGATGGGGCGTGA
- a CDS encoding LmeA family phospholipid-binding protein: MRKTWIIAGAVAGGLLTAAIAGDRWAAGSAADRLADRLRCAGGLAQRPEVTVGGMPFLTQLARGRFDDVRVEAAAVEVGRFHAGVAARARQVRTAAGSVRAASLTVEATFRYAELTAPDDVPGRAPGEFGYDGAGRLRLATTAPVLGREVPVVVHAAPELTGPDLVVRPVEVEVPAIGIRIPADRLGDRARPRVIGLPALPAGLAYQGVTATPDGLRITAGGADIGVPGGRGGEGGRGCGRDAT; the protein is encoded by the coding sequence GTGCGAAAGACATGGATCATTGCCGGGGCGGTGGCGGGCGGCCTGCTGACCGCGGCGATCGCCGGGGACCGCTGGGCCGCCGGGAGCGCCGCCGACCGGCTCGCCGACCGCCTGCGCTGCGCGGGCGGACTGGCCCAGCGGCCGGAGGTTACCGTCGGCGGCATGCCGTTCCTGACCCAGCTGGCCCGGGGCCGCTTCGACGACGTGCGGGTCGAGGCCGCCGCGGTCGAGGTGGGCCGCTTCCACGCCGGGGTGGCCGCGCGGGCGCGGCAGGTGCGCACGGCCGCCGGGTCGGTCCGGGCCGCTTCGCTCACGGTCGAGGCCACTTTCCGGTACGCCGAGCTGACCGCCCCGGATGACGTGCCCGGCCGCGCCCCCGGCGAGTTCGGTTACGACGGCGCGGGGCGGTTGCGGCTGGCCACCACGGCGCCGGTGCTCGGGCGGGAGGTCCCGGTCGTCGTGCACGCGGCCCCGGAGCTCACCGGGCCGGACCTGGTGGTGCGGCCGGTCGAGGTGGAGGTCCCGGCGATCGGGATCCGGATCCCGGCCGACCGGCTCGGCGACCGGGCGAGGCCACGCGTGATCGGGCTGCCCGCGCTGCCGGCCGGGCTGGCCTACCAGGGCGTGACGGCGACCCCGGACGGCCTGCGGATCACCGCGGGCGGCGCTGACATCGGCGTCCCCGGCGGCCGCGGCGGCGAGGGCGGCCGCGGCTGCGGGAGGGACGCGACATGA
- a CDS encoding Cof-type HAD-IIB family hydrolase, whose protein sequence is MRGQPISAVLADVDGTLVNNKTELTPRTIDAVHRLHAHGVLFCLTGGRPPRGLRMLVEPLGMEFPMAAFNGGVIVLPDMTVADQCPVPVDVSLRVIDTCRAHGLLVWIYTATEWYVTDGHAPHTARQARTHRFDPTVVAGYDEFRDRIIKIVGVSDHHARVAEAEAAVRKEFDPLVSAARPQPDHLDVTHPDANKGAALERLSRCFEVPAERIATIGDRLTDVLMFRRGGLSVAMGNAPAEVRRQAAYVTGSNEEDGFATAMERYVLPRATPWH, encoded by the coding sequence ATGCGGGGCCAACCGATCTCGGCCGTGCTCGCCGACGTGGACGGCACCCTGGTGAACAACAAGACCGAGCTGACCCCGCGGACCATCGACGCGGTGCACCGGCTGCACGCGCACGGGGTGCTGTTCTGCCTGACCGGCGGGCGACCACCGCGCGGCCTGCGGATGCTGGTCGAGCCGCTGGGCATGGAGTTTCCGATGGCCGCCTTCAACGGCGGGGTGATCGTGCTGCCCGACATGACGGTGGCCGACCAGTGCCCGGTTCCGGTCGACGTCTCACTCCGGGTGATCGACACCTGCCGGGCGCACGGCCTGCTGGTCTGGATCTACACGGCCACCGAGTGGTACGTGACCGACGGGCACGCCCCGCACACCGCCCGGCAGGCCCGCACCCACCGGTTCGATCCGACCGTGGTGGCCGGCTACGACGAGTTCCGGGACCGGATCATCAAGATCGTCGGGGTCAGCGACCACCACGCCCGGGTCGCCGAGGCCGAGGCGGCCGTGCGCAAGGAGTTCGACCCGCTCGTCTCCGCCGCCCGTCCCCAGCCGGACCATCTGGACGTCACCCACCCGGACGCCAACAAGGGGGCGGCCCTGGAGCGACTGTCGCGTTGCTTCGAGGTGCCCGCCGAGCGGATCGCCACCATCGGCGACCGGCTCACCGACGTGCTGATGTTCCGGCGCGGCGGGCTCAGCGTGGCGATGGGCAACGCTCCCGCCGAGGTCCGGCGGCAGGCCGCGTACGTCACCGGCAGCAACGAGGAGGACGGCTTCGCCACCGCGATGGAGCGCTACGTGCTGCCCCGCGCGACGCCCTGGCACTGA
- a CDS encoding MurR/RpiR family transcriptional regulator, whose protein sequence is MTSRGTPADRFDRNVQRRSAQVLKQRVLEQQRAEFDQALARAAEQDAIERAAALIVSARRRYLIGYGKSLSYASLLASDLSAGLSAVHLVDGASLRALDVLSDIRQGDLLVAVSLERYRRETVEVASAYVRHGGDLVLITDAEDAPLTTVATTRIVVGTGSASYANSPTSIALVLHLLATLTIASSKGAGRRLRERDALAAELGLYVEEPVEEGA, encoded by the coding sequence GTGACTTCCCGAGGAACCCCCGCCGACCGCTTCGACCGGAACGTCCAGCGCCGCTCGGCGCAGGTGCTCAAGCAGCGGGTGCTGGAGCAGCAGCGGGCCGAATTCGATCAGGCGCTGGCGCGGGCCGCGGAGCAGGACGCGATCGAGCGGGCGGCCGCGCTGATCGTCTCGGCGCGGCGGCGTTACCTGATCGGCTACGGCAAGTCGCTCAGTTACGCGTCGCTGCTCGCCTCCGACCTGAGCGCCGGGCTCTCCGCGGTGCACCTGGTGGACGGCGCGTCGCTGCGGGCGCTCGACGTGCTCAGCGACATCCGGCAGGGAGATCTGCTGGTCGCGGTCTCGCTGGAGCGTTACCGGCGGGAGACGGTCGAGGTCGCCTCGGCTTACGTACGCCACGGTGGCGACCTCGTCCTGATCACCGACGCCGAGGACGCCCCGCTCACCACGGTCGCCACCACGCGCATCGTGGTCGGCACGGGCAGCGCGTCGTACGCCAACTCGCCCACCTCGATCGCGCTGGTCCTGCACCTGCTCGCGACCTTGACCATCGCCAGCTCCAAAGGCGCCGGACGGCGCCTCCGCGAGCGTGACGCGCTCGCCGCCGAGCTCGGCCTCTATGTGGAAGAACCGGTGGAAGAAGGAGCATGA